The sequence AGGTGGAAAGGGAGGCGGATTATACCCTCTCGCCCCTCAGGCCGGAAGCGCAGGGCCAGGCACCTCGACGTTGTCGATGAGGCGGGTGTCCCCCAGCCAGGCGGCCGCCAGCACGACGAACTGCCGGGTCTGCGCGCCAGGCACGGCAAGGGTGGCTCCATCGCGCACAGAGACATAATCCACGCGCCAGCCGTGGGCCTCCAGTTCGCTACGGGCGTTGGCTTCGATGAGGGGGAAATCCCGATCGCCCCTGCCGATTGCCTCCGCCGCGGCACAGAGGGTGCGGTAGAGGCGTGGTGCCTCGGCCCGTTCGGCGGCCGAGAGATAGGCATTGCGGGAAGACAGCGCCAGCCCGTCTTCGGCGCGCACCGTCTCCCCCGCCACGATCTGGATGGGGAAGTTGAGCTCCCGCACCATGGTGCGGATGATGAAAAGCTGCTGGTAATCCTTCTTGCCGAAGACGGCCACGGTGGGCTGCACGATGTTGAACAGCTTGGCCACCACCGTGGCCACACCGCGGAAATGTCCCGGGCGGAAGGCGCCGCACAACTCGTCGGCCACCGGCGGCGGCAGGATTTCCGTCTGTTGCGGGGTGGGATACATTTCGGCCACCGTGGGCGCAAACACCACGTCGCAGCCGATGACTTCCAGCTTCGCGCAATCCTCGGCCAGAGTGCGTGGATACCGGTGGTAATCCTCGTTGGGGCCGAACTGCAGGGGATTGACGAAGATGCTGACCACCACTGTGTCGCCATGGGCACGCGCCAGCCGCACCAGTTCCAGGTGACCTTCGTGCAGATTGCCCATGGTGGGCACGAAGGCGATGCGGCCGGCCTCGCTCAAGCGTTCGTCCAGGGCGTGGATGCTGGCGATGACGTCCATGATTCAGTCGAAACCGTGCTCGGCAGCGGGAAAGCTGCCGTCCTTCACCGCCCGCACATATGCGGCGACGGCGGCCTCGATGCTATCCGCCCCCGGCATGAAGTTGCGCACGAAGCGGGGTACCCTGCCGCCATAGATGCCCAGCATGTCGTAGAGCACCAGGACCTGGCCACTGCAATCCGGTCCGGCACCGATGCCGATGGTGGGCGCGCTGATGGAGGCAGTGATGCTCCGTGCCAGTGCGCGCGTGGTCATCTCCAGCACCATCAGCCCCACCCCCGCCTGATCCAGGATGCGCGCATCGGCCAGCAGTTGCGCCGCTTCCGCCTCCTCCCGCCCCTGCACGCGCCAACCGCCCACCTGGTGCACGGATTGGGGCAGCAGCCCCAGATGGCCGCAGACGGGAATACCCCGTTCCACCAGAAAGCGCACGGTCTCCTCCATCACCCGGCCGCCCTCCAGCTTGACCATGTGGGCGCCGGCACGCATGAGCCGCGCGGCGCTGGCAAAGGCCTCCTGCGGCGAGCCCTGGTAGCTGCCGAAGGGCAGATCGGCGATGATGAACGCCCGGTTCGATCCCCGCGCCACACAGCGGGTGTGATACTCCATCTCCTCAAGGCTCACCGCCAGGGTGGAATCCCGCCCCTGCAGCACCATCCCCAGGGAGTCCCCCACCAGGAGCACATCCACGCCCGCCGCCTCCAGTAGCCTGGCAAAGCTTGCGTCATAGCAGGTCAGACAAGCGATGCGCTCGCCGGCGCGCGCCATCTGCCTGAGTGTGCTGAGGGTGTGGCGTGCCATGTTCAGCCGCGGTTGACGAACTCGCGCCCGCGCACATGGGGGAGGCGGGCGAGCAGCCAGTCGAAGTCCCCCGTGTCGTCCACGAAATTGAGATGTTCGCTGTTGACGATCATCAGCGGGGAGGCCTCGTAGTGGTAGAAATACCGGGCATAGGCGTCGGACAGGCGGGCGAGATACTCCCGGTCGATGCCCTGCTCGTAGCCGATGCCCCGTGCCCGCACGCGCTCCACGAGCACTTCCACCGGCGCCTGGAGATAGATTACCAGATCGGGCAGCGGACTTTGTGGCGCCAATGTGGCGTGGATTTTCTGATAGAGGCGGTATTCGTCCTCGGAAAGCGTGAGCCGGGCGAAAAGCGGGTCCTTGTCCAGCATGAAATCCGTCACCACGGGACCGGCGAAGAGATCCCGCTGGAGAAGCTCGCGCATCTGTTCCACCCGCTGGAAGAGGAAAAACAACTGCGTCGGCAGGGCGTGCCGTGCGCGATCCTCGTAGAAGCGGGGCAGGAAGGGATTGGACTCTGCCGCCTCGAGCACGAGTCTTGCCCCCAGGTGTTCGGCCAGCCGGCGCGCGAGGCTGGTCTTGCCAGCGCCGATGGGGCCTTCCACTGCGATATAGCCGGGCAAGGCGGGCCGGTCCACGGTGTCAGGCGGCAATGCGCTGGACCCCTTGGTGGAGGCAGCCCTTAAGAAGATTTCGCGCCGGCCCCCGGCCGGGGATGATGCAATCGGGGGCGATCTCCACCAACGGGGCGAGGACGAAGGCGCGTTCATGCATGCGCGGATGGGGCAGCGTGAGTCCCGGCTCGTGATGGATGAGCTCGCCATAGAGGAGCAGATCGAGGTCGAGCACGCGGGGCGCGTTGCGGAATGCCCGCTTCCGGCCGAAGGACGCTTCCAGTTCCAGAAGCGCCGCCAGCAAAGCGGCGGGCGTAAGCGTCGTCTTAAGCAGCACCACGGCGTTGATGAAGTCGGGTTGATGGGCGTAGCCCACCGGCGCCGTGCGATAGAGGGAGGAACGGGCAAGCAGCCGGGTCTGCGGCAGGGTGGCAAGCCGCTCGATTGCACGCGTGACCTGCGCCGCGGGATTGGCGAGATTGCTGCCCAGCGCGACGAAGGCGCGCTCGCTGACGGGGGCAATGGCGGGGTCAGTCATGGAGATTCGGCCGGGGCGGCGGCGGTGGGCTTGCGCCGGCGCCGGCGCCGCCGGCGCGGCGTAGCTTCGCTTCTCACCAGCATGCGCGCCCGCTCCTCGGGGGAGGCATGTTGGAAGGTCTCCCACCACTGACAGATGGCGGGGTCGAGCTCCCCGCTTTCACAGCGGAGCAGGAGGAAATCATAGGCGGCGCGGAAACGCGGCTGCTCCAGCAGGCGGAAGGGACGCTGCCCGGCGCGCTGGAGGAAACGGGGCTGCATATACCAGATCTCCCGCATGACGGCGGTATAGCGGCGGGGAATGGCCAGGGTCTCCACCTGCACCTCGATCACCTCCTCGACGGCCTGCTGCAGGGCGGCCACGGGGGACTGGCCCGCCTCCTGGAATTTCTGCTGTTTGGCCAGCACCTCGTGCCACAGCAGCGCGGCGAAGAGGAAGGCCGGGGAGACGGGCTTGTCCGCGGCGATGCGCTCATCGGTGTTCTTCAGCGCCGCGGTGACGAAGCGCTCGCCCAGGGGTTGTTCCAGCACCACGTCGAGAAGCGGCAGGATGCCGTGATGCAGGCCTTCCTGCCGCAGCCGCCGTGCACTGGCCAGGGCGTGGCCGGAGAGGAAGAGCTTGAGCATCTCATCGAAAATTCGCGCCTTGGGCACGTCGAGCAGCAGTGGCGCCAGGGCGCGAATGGGCTTGCGGGTGGCCGCATCCAGCCGGAAATCCAGCTTGGCGGCCAGGCGCACCGCGCGCAGCATGCGCACCGGGTCCTCGCGGTAACGGGTCTCGGGATCGCCGATGATGCGTAGCACACCCCGCCGCAGGTCCGCCACGCCGTTCTGGTAATCCCAGATTTCCCCCTTGGCGGGATCGTAATAGAGGGCATTGATGGTGAAATCCCGCCGCGCCGCATCATCGGCCTGGGTGCCGAAGACATTGTCGCGCAGAAGCCGGCCGTTCTCCGCGACCAAACGTTCCTCAACGGAGGTTTCCTCCTCGTCGAGCTCTCCCCTTTCCTCGGGGGGCGGTGCGCCCTGACCGCGGAAGGTGGTGACCTCCACCGTCTCCCGGCCACACGTCACGTGCACGATACGGAAGCGGCGGCCGATGATGCGGGAACGGCGGAAGAGGCGGCGCACCTCCTCCGGCCGCGCGTCGGTGGCCACGTCGAAATCCTTGGGCGTTTTCCCCATCAGCAGATCCCGCACCGCTCCGCCCACCACGAAGGCCTTGTAGCCGGCCCGCTGCAGGGTCTCACACACCATCAGGGCGCAGGGGCTGATGCGATCCGGCGTGATGCCGTGCTTGGCCAGGGGCAGGATGACGGGACGGTCGGCGCGCCGCAAAAGTCGCCGGATGAGTCTTTGGATCATAGGATGGTCGGGAAAGGCGGGAATTGTCGCCGAGGCCATGGCAAAGGGCAAGCTTCAGGCCACATCCACCCGCCCCAGGTATTCCTCCACCCGCTGCGGCCGGCCGAAGAGCCAGCCCTGACCATAATGGACGCCCATTCTCGCCAGGGCCTCCCGGGTCGCTTCGTCCTCCACGTGTTCGGCGATGGTGCGGGCGCCGAAACTGACGGCAAGCTCATGGATATGGGCGACAATGCGCCGGTCCTGGGGATCGGTGAGGATCTTCTGCACGAAACTGCCGTCGATCTTGACGAAGTCGGGCTTGAGCGCCCGCAGGTAGGCATAGGTGGAATAGCCGGCGCCGAAATCGTCCAGGGCGATGGTCACACCCCGCGCCCGCAACTCCTGCACAAGACGCAGGAAATCGCCCCCCATGTCCGTCGTCTGCCTTTCCGTGAGCTCGATGGTGAGCGGCCGGCCCGCCGCCAGGGGGGACTGCAGCAGGGCGCGGAATTCCTCGAAAAATTCGGGTGACTGGAAGGAATTGAGGCTGATGTTGAGAAAGAGCGGGATGTCCCGGGGCACCGCCCGCAGCGCGCGGTCGATGACGAAGAGGTCCATGTCGCGGATGAGTCCCAGATCCTCGGCGACCAGCACGAACTCATCCGCCGGCACGTATTCCTCACCCCGCTTGAGACGGGTGAGCACCTCATAGGCCGCGACACCTCCCGCCGAAAGTTCCCGGATGGGTTGCAGGAAGGGCGCGATGAGGCCCTCCTCCAGGGCCCGGCGCAGCTCGAAACCCTGGGAGAAGATTTCCATGATGGCCTCGCCGATGTCCGGGGAGAGCACATCCACCCGGTTGCGGCCGTTTTTCTTCGCGTGATAGAGCGCCACATCCGCCGCACGCACCAGCTCCTGGGCAGTACTGCCGAAGGCAGGCGCGGAGGCGACGCCAATGGAAGTCTGAATGCGCAGATGCCCCACCGGCAGGTCGATGACGATCCTGCCCAGATGCTCGTGCAGCCGGCGCGCCGCCTCCCCCGCCATCTCCGCCCCATGGCCGGGCAGGATGACGGCGAACTCGTCCCCCGCCAGCCGCGCCACCACGCCCTGTCCGGCGTGGGCACGCAATGCCTCGGCCACGCGCCGCAGCACTTCGTCCCCCACCGGATGGCCATAGGTGTCGTTGATGAACTTGAAGCCATCGATGTCGATGATGAGCAAGGCCAAGGGGCGCGCCCGCGCCAGGTTCATCTGCAGCAGATTGCGGATCACCTCGTCGAAGTGGCGCCGGTTGTAGACACCGGTGAGGGGATCGGTGATGGACAACTGCAGCAATTCCTGTTCGTGCTGGCGCTCCAGGGCCTTGAGGCGCATCTCCTCCGTCACGTCCTCCAGCGTGGCAACCAGCCCGGTCACGCGCCCCTCCGGGTCGCGCTGCAGACTGCCGTGCATGCGCATCCAGACGGTGTGGCCGTCCCGCGCCGCCACCTCCAGTTGCAGGTCTTCCAGCGGCAACGACTCCAGACGGCCGAAGACGAACATCGCCTGCTGCGGTGGTTGGCGCAGGAAGCGGGAAAACGGCCGGTTGAGACAATCCGCCAAGGGATGCTGGGTGAGTTTCTCCCAGGCTGGATTGAGGAAGCGGATGTTGCCGTGGGCATCCAGTTCCAGCAGCACTTCGCGCATGCTGTTCACCAGATTGCGCAGACGCAGTTCGTTCTCCGCCAGACGGGCGCGGGTGAGCTCCAGATCGCGGATTTGTTTTTGCAGCATGCGGGCGCTGGTCACCAAGGCAAGCCCTACCTGCTTCACCTCCTCCGAGGCGGTGGGCTCGGGCAGCACGGTACTGTCGAGCAGCCCCTGGCTCACGTTCATGGCCATTTCGGTGAGGGGTTTCAGGGGCGCGACGAAGAAGCGGATGATGAGCTGAGTGGCGATGAGGTCGAGGGCGAGCACGATGAAAAAGAACAGCAGCACCTCCTCCATCGCCGCCTCCACCCGCCGATTGACCGGCGCATTGGCGGGCATGAGACTCAACACGCCAAGGGGGGAGGCGGCGGGCCCCAACTGCCGGGTCAAGGGAAAAGCCGGTTGGGCCTCGAACCAGGCCGCCAGAGGATGCAGGGACGCATCCCGCAGGCGTCGTTCGAAACGCAGCCGCCCGCTGACATCGCGCAGGCTCAGGCCGGCGACCTGGGGGTCCAGCGCCACCCTTTCCAGATATTGGGCGAGGGCTGCCTCATCCCCCTGGGCAAGCGCCTCCTGCACCGCCGGGGTCACCAGGTTGAGGAGACGGTGGGCGGTAACACGCCGCGCATCCACGGCATTGCTCACCTCGCTGGCCAGCCAGTAGGCGGCAAAGGCCCCCACCGCCAGAAGCTGGATGAGGGCGATGGCCAGCACCAGCCGCATGTGGAGGGTGCGCGGCAGGCCGAATCTCATGGCGCCTCCCCCCGGGGCAGAAACAGGCGTCCTCCGGCGCCCTCCACCCCCTCAAGGGGGCAGCCGTAGAGGGCTTCCACGTTGTCCCGGTTTAGCACCGCCGTGCTTTCCCCCTGTTCGGTGCGGCCGTCGCCAAACAGAAGCAGCGTCTTGTCGCAGAAACGCGAGGCCCAATAGACATCATGCAGCACCATCAGCAAAAGTCGCCGCT comes from Burkholderiales bacterium and encodes:
- the panC gene encoding pantoate--beta-alanine ligase, whose amino-acid sequence is MDVIASIHALDERLSEAGRIAFVPTMGNLHEGHLELVRLARAHGDTVVVSIFVNPLQFGPNEDYHRYPRTLAEDCAKLEVIGCDVVFAPTVAEMYPTPQQTEILPPPVADELCGAFRPGHFRGVATVVAKLFNIVQPTVAVFGKKDYQQLFIIRTMVRELNFPIQIVAGETVRAEDGLALSSRNAYLSAAERAEAPRLYRTLCAAAEAIGRGDRDFPLIEANARSELEAHGWRVDYVSVRDGATLAVPGAQTRQFVVLAAAWLGDTRLIDNVEVPGPALPA
- the panB gene encoding 3-methyl-2-oxobutanoate hydroxymethyltransferase, producing the protein MARHTLSTLRQMARAGERIACLTCYDASFARLLEAAGVDVLLVGDSLGMVLQGRDSTLAVSLEEMEYHTRCVARGSNRAFIIADLPFGSYQGSPQEAFASAARLMRAGAHMVKLEGGRVMEETVRFLVERGIPVCGHLGLLPQSVHQVGGWRVQGREEAEAAQLLADARILDQAGVGLMVLEMTTRALARSITASISAPTIGIGAGPDCSGQVLVLYDMLGIYGGRVPRFVRNFMPGADSIEAAVAAYVRAVKDGSFPAAEHGFD
- a CDS encoding deoxynucleoside kinase; the encoded protein is MPGYIAVEGPIGAGKTSLARRLAEHLGARLVLEAAESNPFLPRFYEDRARHALPTQLFFLFQRVEQMRELLQRDLFAGPVVTDFMLDKDPLFARLTLSEDEYRLYQKIHATLAPQSPLPDLVIYLQAPVEVLVERVRARGIGYEQGIDREYLARLSDAYARYFYHYEASPLMIVNSEHLNFVDDTGDFDWLLARLPHVRGREFVNRG
- the folK gene encoding 2-amino-4-hydroxy-6-hydroxymethyldihydropteridine diphosphokinase: MTDPAIAPVSERAFVALGSNLANPAAQVTRAIERLATLPQTRLLARSSLYRTAPVGYAHQPDFINAVVLLKTTLTPAALLAALLELEASFGRKRAFRNAPRVLDLDLLLYGELIHHEPGLTLPHPRMHERAFVLAPLVEIAPDCIIPGRGPARNLLKGCLHQGVQRIAA
- the pcnB gene encoding polynucleotide adenylyltransferase PcnB; translated protein: MIQRLIRRLLRRADRPVILPLAKHGITPDRISPCALMVCETLQRAGYKAFVVGGAVRDLLMGKTPKDFDVATDARPEEVRRLFRRSRIIGRRFRIVHVTCGRETVEVTTFRGQGAPPPEERGELDEEETSVEERLVAENGRLLRDNVFGTQADDAARRDFTINALYYDPAKGEIWDYQNGVADLRRGVLRIIGDPETRYREDPVRMLRAVRLAAKLDFRLDAATRKPIRALAPLLLDVPKARIFDEMLKLFLSGHALASARRLRQEGLHHGILPLLDVVLEQPLGERFVTAALKNTDERIAADKPVSPAFLFAALLWHEVLAKQQKFQEAGQSPVAALQQAVEEVIEVQVETLAIPRRYTAVMREIWYMQPRFLQRAGQRPFRLLEQPRFRAAYDFLLLRCESGELDPAICQWWETFQHASPEERARMLVRSEATPRRRRRRRRKPTAAAPAESP
- a CDS encoding EAL domain-containing protein; amino-acid sequence: MRFGLPRTLHMRLVLAIALIQLLAVGAFAAYWLASEVSNAVDARRVTAHRLLNLVTPAVQEALAQGDEAALAQYLERVALDPQVAGLSLRDVSGRLRFERRLRDASLHPLAAWFEAQPAFPLTRQLGPAASPLGVLSLMPANAPVNRRVEAAMEEVLLFFFIVLALDLIATQLIIRFFVAPLKPLTEMAMNVSQGLLDSTVLPEPTASEEVKQVGLALVTSARMLQKQIRDLELTRARLAENELRLRNLVNSMREVLLELDAHGNIRFLNPAWEKLTQHPLADCLNRPFSRFLRQPPQQAMFVFGRLESLPLEDLQLEVAARDGHTVWMRMHGSLQRDPEGRVTGLVATLEDVTEEMRLKALERQHEQELLQLSITDPLTGVYNRRHFDEVIRNLLQMNLARARPLALLIIDIDGFKFINDTYGHPVGDEVLRRVAEALRAHAGQGVVARLAGDEFAVILPGHGAEMAGEAARRLHEHLGRIVIDLPVGHLRIQTSIGVASAPAFGSTAQELVRAADVALYHAKKNGRNRVDVLSPDIGEAIMEIFSQGFELRRALEEGLIAPFLQPIRELSAGGVAAYEVLTRLKRGEEYVPADEFVLVAEDLGLIRDMDLFVIDRALRAVPRDIPLFLNISLNSFQSPEFFEEFRALLQSPLAAGRPLTIELTERQTTDMGGDFLRLVQELRARGVTIALDDFGAGYSTYAYLRALKPDFVKIDGSFVQKILTDPQDRRIVAHIHELAVSFGARTIAEHVEDEATREALARMGVHYGQGWLFGRPQRVEEYLGRVDVA